From Rutidosis leptorrhynchoides isolate AG116_Rl617_1_P2 chromosome 3, CSIRO_AGI_Rlap_v1, whole genome shotgun sequence, a single genomic window includes:
- the LOC139898851 gene encoding peroxidase 27-like, whose product MAIQKNIVFQILLVYLVLNIVNGSGLKLGFYRKTCPRAEDIVYATTAKYIHSAPPLAASLLRMHFHDCFVRGCDGSILLNSTATSKAEKDGPPNISLRGFQVVDAVKAAVEAECPGVVSCADVLALVARDAIHQIRGPFWPVPLGRRDGRVSLLADSFTLPPPFANITVLKAIFASKGLSVKDLVVLSGSHTVGVSHCSTIATRLYNFTGKGDTDPSLDPTYVPQLKKICSPTDQTTLLAMDSTVGKFDTNYYKGVSKHRGLFQSDAALLNDNQTSAYVKFQSRTHGYSFFKDFGVSMVKMGKIGVLTGTDGEIRKTCAFIN is encoded by the exons ATGGCGATCCAAAAGAATATTGTCTTCCAAATTTTGCTTGTTTATCTTGTTTTGAACATTGTAAATGGTAGTGGCTTAAAGTTAGGGTTCTACCGAAAGACATGTCCAAGAGCTGAAGACATTGTGTACGCTACTACCGCAAAATACATTCATTCAGCTCCACCTCTTGCAGCATCTTTGCTTCGAATGCATTTTCATGATTGTTTCGTTAGG ggATGCGACGGTTCGATTCTATTAAACTCAACTGCAACTAGCAAAGCCGAGAAAGACGGGCCTCCCAATATTTCCCTTAGAGGATTTCAAGTTGTTGATGCTGTAAAAGCTGCCGTAGAAGCAGAATGTCCCGGTGTTGTTTCATGTGCAGATGTCTTAGCTTTGGTCGCTAGGGATGCAATTCACCAG ATTAGGGGGCCGTTTTGGCCAGTTCCCTTGGGACGAAGAGATGGAAGAGTCTCACTTTTAGCTGACAGTTTTACTTTACCTCCTCCTTTCGCTAATATCACTGTACTCAAAGCTATATTTGCCTCCAAAGGCTTGAGTGTAAAGGACCTCGTTGTTCTTTCAG GATCACATACTGTGGGGGTCTCTCATTGTTCAACCATTGCAACTCGGTTATACAACTTTACTGGAAAAGGTGATACCGACCCATCTCTAGACCCAACGTACGTACCTCAGTTGAAAAAGATATGCTCCCCCACCGACCAGACCACGCTCCTTGCAATGGATTCAACGGTTGGAAAGTTCGACACGAATTACTATAAAGGTGTCTCGAAACACAGAGGTTTGTTTCAGTCGGATGCTGCACTTCTAAATGATAACCAAACAAGTGCCTATGTCAAATTTCAATCAAGAACTCATGGGTACTCATTCTTTAAGGATTTTGGAGTGTCAATGGTTAAAATGGGTAAAATTGGAGTTCTAACCGGTACAGATGGTGAAATCAGGAAAACTTGTGCATTTATCAACTAA